A genomic region of Thermodesulfitimonas autotrophica contains the following coding sequences:
- a CDS encoding sulfite exporter TauE/SafE family protein: MFQTLGLISLGILVGLFSGFFGIGGGIVMIPALMYLMHMDPRVVVGTSLAVIMPTALFGTITHSAHGNVDLRVAFLLATGAALGSVLGASLVTWVPEKLLQRLLGAVFLLVAARLLGGR, from the coding sequence ATGTTCCAGACGCTGGGCTTAATTTCTTTAGGAATCCTGGTAGGCCTTTTCAGTGGCTTCTTCGGCATCGGTGGGGGCATCGTGATGATCCCCGCGCTGATGTACCTTATGCACATGGACCCGCGCGTGGTAGTAGGAACCTCGCTGGCCGTAATAATGCCGACGGCGCTTTTCGGCACCATTACCCACAGCGCTCACGGCAACGTTGACCTGCGGGTGGCCTTTCTGTTAGCGACGGGGGCAGCCCTCGGATCAGTTTTGGGAGCCAGCCTGGTAACATGGGTGCCGGAAAAGTTACTGCAGCGCCTTTTGGGAGCGGTCTTCTTGCTAGTAGCCGCGAGGCTGCTCGGCGGGAGGTAG
- a CDS encoding P-II family nitrogen regulator translates to MKMIRAIVRPEKAEDVVDALATAGYVALTKMDVVGRGKQKGIQVGSIYYDELPKVMLMLVTEDESVAEIVEIINRAAYTGNFGDGKIFVSPVEEAYTIRTGSKGL, encoded by the coding sequence ATGAAAATGATCCGCGCCATCGTGCGGCCGGAAAAGGCCGAGGATGTAGTTGACGCTCTGGCTACGGCCGGGTATGTCGCCCTGACTAAGATGGATGTGGTCGGCCGCGGCAAGCAAAAAGGGATTCAGGTCGGCAGTATCTACTATGACGAGTTACCCAAGGTGATGCTCATGCTGGTGACGGAAGACGAAAGTGTGGCGGAAATCGTAGAGATCATCAACCGCGCAGCGTATACGGGCAACTTCGGCGACGGGAAGATCTTCGTGAGCCCCGTGGAAGAAGCCTACACGATCAGAACGGGAAGCAAGGGATTATAA
- a CDS encoding P-II family nitrogen regulator, producing MKEIVAIIRPNKMTRTKEVLAALGFPALTAWKVLGRGKQKGLAGEVSFPLRPDLVQEEGGMRYVPKRLISLVVEDEDVPLVVGAIMKVNRTGAIGDGRVFVCPLEDAVRIRTQERGTVAIL from the coding sequence GTGAAGGAAATCGTGGCCATCATCCGGCCGAACAAGATGACCAGGACGAAAGAGGTACTCGCCGCACTCGGGTTCCCCGCCCTAACGGCCTGGAAGGTCCTGGGGCGGGGAAAGCAGAAGGGGCTGGCGGGAGAGGTTTCGTTCCCGCTGCGGCCGGACTTAGTGCAGGAAGAGGGGGGCATGCGCTACGTGCCTAAGCGCCTTATATCCCTGGTGGTGGAAGACGAGGACGTGCCGCTCGTGGTCGGGGCAATTATGAAGGTCAACCGCACCGGCGCCATCGGCGACGGCCGGGTTTTCGTCTGCCCGTTAGAAGACGCGGTGCGGATCCGCACCCAAGAGCGGGGCACGGTAGCAATTTTATAA
- a CDS encoding radical SAM protein, with translation MLVPLYQEHPCFTPATARWFRCALVPVADRCNISCTYCSRRRDCLNGCRDEATLSKLLTPREALRRVQRLAADPRVQVVCVAGPAEPLAADNTFAALHQINAAFPHLLKCVATNGLLLPEKAAALAQAGVSHVAVTVNAVDERVAARLYRWVSLDGKVYQGREGARLLIARQLEGIREACRAGLRVKVNTLFFPGINTADLRKIGAAVRAAGAVRWKIVQVERAVFSAWE, from the coding sequence ATGCTCGTCCCGTTGTACCAGGAACACCCGTGTTTCACTCCCGCTACCGCCCGCTGGTTCCGGTGCGCGCTGGTACCCGTAGCGGACCGGTGCAACATCAGCTGCACGTACTGCTCGCGGCGCCGGGATTGCCTTAACGGCTGCCGGGACGAAGCCACGCTAAGCAAGCTCCTGACGCCCCGGGAGGCCCTGCGCCGCGTGCAGCGTCTGGCGGCGGACCCCAGGGTACAGGTGGTCTGCGTAGCGGGCCCGGCCGAACCCCTCGCTGCAGATAATACCTTTGCTGCTTTACATCAGATCAACGCAGCCTTCCCGCACCTTCTCAAGTGTGTGGCGACCAACGGGCTCCTGCTGCCGGAAAAGGCAGCGGCACTGGCCCAGGCGGGGGTAAGCCACGTGGCGGTTACGGTCAACGCAGTGGACGAGCGGGTGGCGGCACGGCTCTATCGCTGGGTGAGTCTGGACGGGAAGGTGTATCAGGGCCGGGAAGGGGCGCGGCTGCTCATCGCCCGACAGTTAGAAGGCATTAGGGAAGCTTGCCGGGCCGGCCTGCGGGTAAAGGTGAACACCCTGTTTTTCCCGGGGATAAACACCGCCGACCTCCGGAAGATCGGGGCGGCGGTCCGCGCGGCGGGGGCAGTCCGGTGGAAGATCGTTCAGGTGGAAAGGGCCGTTTTTTCCGCCTGGGAATAA
- a CDS encoding nitrogenase component I subunit alpha produces MPFVNLKCNELLPEREKHIYIHDPQNPVIPACNIRTIPGDMTERGCAFAGARGVIGGPIADVIAMVHAPVGCAWYTWATRRHLSDLYPWATPTKLANTAFNRRYCVVTDMQEKDVVFGGVKKLKQACLEAFRLFPEARGMIIFTTCTTGLIGDDVQAVARQVEKEVGKPVFTAESPGCSGVSQSKGHHDFNMQFYRQVKALRERRPELKMREEEKTPYDICLIGDYNMDWDLKVIKPLFEKIGVRVVAVFSGNERIENLIKMIDVKLNVVHCQRSAEYIAQMIKDGFDIPFIRVSLFGIQQTAEALRKTAAFFGLEERAEKVIAEEVARVESALAFYREKLIGKRIAVYVGGPRVWHWIRLMEELGMEVIAGACTFAHEDDYEKINARHKGGILVIDAPNEFELEEMLVTLKPDLFLTGLKEKYLGRKMGIPTVNSHSYEKGPYAGFAGMVNFARDIYQGIYAPVWRFQNGIEERETEEREAACG; encoded by the coding sequence ATGCCCTTCGTGAACCTGAAGTGCAATGAGCTGCTTCCCGAACGGGAAAAGCACATCTATATTCACGACCCGCAAAACCCGGTGATCCCGGCGTGCAACATCAGGACCATCCCGGGAGATATGACCGAACGGGGCTGCGCCTTCGCCGGCGCCCGCGGGGTGATCGGCGGCCCGATCGCCGACGTCATCGCAATGGTCCACGCCCCGGTAGGGTGTGCCTGGTATACCTGGGCGACGCGGCGACACCTTTCCGACCTTTATCCTTGGGCTACGCCGACAAAGCTCGCTAACACCGCCTTTAACCGGCGCTACTGCGTGGTGACCGACATGCAGGAAAAGGACGTGGTCTTCGGCGGCGTGAAGAAGCTCAAGCAGGCCTGCCTGGAAGCCTTTCGCCTCTTCCCGGAAGCGCGGGGGATGATCATCTTCACCACCTGCACCACCGGCCTCATCGGGGACGACGTGCAGGCGGTGGCCCGCCAGGTGGAAAAAGAGGTCGGCAAGCCGGTCTTCACAGCGGAATCGCCCGGTTGCTCGGGCGTGAGCCAGTCCAAGGGCCACCACGATTTCAACATGCAATTCTACCGCCAGGTGAAGGCCCTGCGGGAGCGGCGGCCGGAACTCAAGATGCGGGAAGAGGAGAAAACGCCCTACGACATCTGCCTGATCGGGGACTACAACATGGACTGGGACCTTAAAGTGATAAAGCCGCTTTTCGAGAAGATCGGCGTCCGGGTAGTGGCCGTCTTTTCGGGGAACGAGCGCATTGAAAACCTGATCAAGATGATCGATGTAAAGCTGAACGTGGTGCACTGCCAGCGCTCTGCCGAGTACATCGCCCAGATGATCAAGGACGGCTTCGACATCCCCTTCATCCGCGTTTCGCTTTTCGGGATCCAGCAGACGGCGGAGGCGCTCAGGAAGACGGCAGCCTTCTTCGGGCTGGAGGAGCGGGCGGAAAAGGTGATTGCCGAAGAAGTGGCGCGGGTAGAGTCGGCCCTGGCCTTCTACCGCGAAAAACTGATCGGCAAGCGGATCGCCGTCTATGTGGGCGGCCCCCGGGTGTGGCACTGGATCCGGCTGATGGAGGAGCTCGGCATGGAGGTGATTGCCGGGGCCTGCACCTTCGCCCACGAAGACGACTACGAGAAGATCAACGCCCGGCACAAGGGAGGCATCCTGGTTATCGATGCTCCCAACGAGTTCGAACTCGAGGAGATGCTGGTTACTTTAAAACCCGACCTCTTCCTTACAGGGCTCAAAGAGAAGTACCTGGGGCGCAAGATGGGCATCCCCACGGTAAATTCGCACTCTTACGAGAAGGGGCCTTATGCTGGGTTTGCCGGCATGGTGAATTTCGCGCGCGACATTTACCAGGGCATCTACGCGCCAGTCTGGCGGTTTCAGAACGGCATCGAAGAACGGGAGACAGAGGAGCGTGAAGCGGCATGCGGCTAA
- the nifH gene encoding nitrogenase iron protein: MTRKIAIYGKGGIGKSTTQQNTAAALAYFFGKKVLIHGCDPKADCTRLILGGKPQETVMDTLRELGEDAVTIDRVVKTGFCGIKCVESGGPEPGVGCAGRGVITAINLMEELGAYTPDLDFIFFDVLGDVVCGGFAMPVREGKAGEIYIVASGEMMALYAANNICRGMVKYAEQSGVRLGGIICNSRNVDGERELLEEFCQRIGTQMIHFIPRDNIVQKAEFNRQTVTQFDPDCKQAREYKELARKIIENDMFVIPEPMTMDEMEALVVKYGLLD, from the coding sequence ATGACACGGAAAATCGCGATTTACGGCAAAGGCGGCATCGGTAAGTCCACCACCCAGCAGAACACGGCAGCGGCACTGGCCTACTTCTTCGGCAAAAAGGTACTTATCCACGGGTGCGATCCCAAAGCCGACTGCACCCGCCTGATCCTCGGCGGCAAGCCGCAGGAGACGGTAATGGATACCCTTCGGGAACTTGGCGAAGATGCGGTAACCATCGACCGGGTGGTGAAGACCGGGTTCTGCGGCATCAAGTGCGTCGAGTCCGGAGGGCCCGAGCCTGGTGTCGGTTGCGCCGGCCGGGGCGTGATCACGGCCATCAATCTGATGGAAGAGCTGGGCGCCTACACGCCGGATCTCGACTTTATCTTCTTCGACGTGCTCGGGGACGTGGTTTGCGGCGGCTTCGCCATGCCGGTACGTGAAGGCAAGGCTGGAGAAATCTACATCGTGGCCTCTGGGGAGATGATGGCCCTCTACGCCGCCAACAACATCTGCCGGGGCATGGTAAAGTACGCCGAGCAGAGCGGCGTCCGGCTGGGCGGCATCATCTGCAACAGCCGTAACGTGGACGGTGAAAGGGAACTGCTGGAGGAATTTTGCCAGCGGATCGGGACCCAGATGATCCACTTCATCCCGCGGGATAACATCGTGCAGAAGGCGGAGTTTAACCGCCAGACGGTCACCCAATTTGACCCGGATTGCAAGCAGGCCCGGGAGTACAAAGAGCTAGCCCGCAAGATCATCGAAAACGATATGTTCGTCATCCCGGAGCCGATGACGATGGACGAAATGGAAGCCCTCGTCGTGAAGTACGGACTTTTGGATTAG